The DNA segment TGCGAAGCCGCCACACGCCTGATGGTTCCGCAGGCGTGGCGCCTGCGCTTACAACAGCGCTTACACGCGCACATCCATCTTCACGGCCCATGCGGCCGTTGCCGCAGCATAAAAATCTTCTAACGATGAATGCGTCCCTGAACTCATGTCGAGTTCGAGGTGCTGGGCCGCCGCATAAAGCGCTTCGAGCGGCTTCGCGCGATCAAGCGCAGTGGCGCCCGTTTGCTTGCTCAGCTTCTCCCCGTCCTGATTCGTCACGACCGGCACGTGCAGATACGAGGGTGTTGGTACGCCGAGGCAGCGCTGGAGGTAAATCTGCCGCGCCGTCGAATCCAGCAGATCCGCGCCGCGCACGATGTGCGTGATGCCAGCGTCGGCATCGTCGACGACTACCGCGAGTTGATATGCCCACTGGTCGTCAGCACGCCTGAGCACGAAGTCGCCCACTTCAGTGGCGAGGTTTTGCGTTTGCTGGCCCTGCCAGCGGTCGTGAAAGCGGATGATGGCGGCGTCGCCGTCAGGCACGCGCAGCCGCCATGCGCGCGCCGGTTTTCCGTGCAGGCCGTCGCGGCAGGTGCCAGGATAGGCGAGAGTGGTATTGCGGGTGTGTGCGCGCAGTAGCGAGTCGGCAATTTCCTTGCGCGTGCAGCCGCACGGGTAAATTAGCCCGCTTGCCTTCAACTGCTCGAGCGCCTGCCGATAACGCGCGGTCCCCGTGCTCTGCCAGAGCGGCGCTTCGTCGGCATGCATGCCGAAGCTGCCAAGCGTGGCGAGAATCTCTTGCGCTGCGCCGGGGACAGTGCGCGGACCGTCGATATCTTCAATCCGAACGAGCCACGTGCCGCGGTGCGCGCGGGCGTCCAGCCAGCTTGCCAGCGCGCTGACGAGCGAGCCGAAGTGCAGCGGGCCGGTGGGCGACGGCGCGAAGCGGCCGCGATAGGTCATTGGGCGGCCACCGTCACGCGGCGTGGGCTGCCTTGCCGTCCGGATGACACGCGGGGCACGTCTTGCCCGCCACGTACAGCGGCGATTGCTGCGCCTCGGGCGAGACCACCGCGCGGCAGCCAAAGCACTGTCTGGTCGCGGTGGGTTCGAGTTTGGGATTCAGCGCGGTGCGGTAATCGAACACGAAGCAGTCGCCGTGATAATGCGCGCCGCCTACCTCCTCGAAGTACTTGAGAATGCCGCCTTCGAGCTGATAGACGTTCTCGATGCCGACTTCCTTCATGTGAATCGCCGCTTTCTCGCAGCGGATGCCGCCCGTGCAGAACGACACCACGGTCTTGCCTTCGAGGTCGGCGCGGTGCTGCTCGATCACTTCGGGAAACTCGCTGAATTTCGTAATG comes from the Paraburkholderia sp. PREW-6R genome and includes:
- the gluQRS gene encoding tRNA glutamyl-Q(34) synthetase GluQRS, which produces MTYRGRFAPSPTGPLHFGSLVSALASWLDARAHRGTWLVRIEDIDGPRTVPGAAQEILATLGSFGMHADEAPLWQSTGTARYRQALEQLKASGLIYPCGCTRKEIADSLLRAHTRNTTLAYPGTCRDGLHGKPARAWRLRVPDGDAAIIRFHDRWQGQQTQNLATEVGDFVLRRADDQWAYQLAVVVDDADAGITHIVRGADLLDSTARQIYLQRCLGVPTPSYLHVPVVTNQDGEKLSKQTGATALDRAKPLEALYAAAQHLELDMSSGTHSSLEDFYAAATAAWAVKMDVRV